The following proteins are encoded in a genomic region of Streptosporangiales bacterium:
- the smc gene encoding chromosome segregation protein SMC: MHLKSLTLRGFKSFASSTTLKFEPGITCVVGPNGSGKSNVVDALSWVMGEQGAKSLRGGKMEDVIFAGTAGRPPLGRAEVVLTIDNTDGALPIEYSEVTISRLMFRSGQSEYAINGNPARLLDIQELLSDSGIGREMHVIVGQGQLDAVVLASPEGRRGFIEEAAGVLKHRKRKEKALRKLDAMQANLTRVSDLTAEIRRQLKPLGKQAEVARKAATIQADVRDAKLRLLADDLVTLRGQLEQEVADETETRDRRASVEAQLAAAQRREAELEELEREAAPYLARAQEVWYRLTSLRERFRGTEGLATERVRHLAEEPEEERTGRDPEALEAEAREVRTREGELATELTTAQGALAEAVGHRSTTESTLAAEEQRVAAAQRAEADRRENLVKLRGEVAALRSRASAAVAEIGRLTTALDDARARAEQARQEYAAVEGTVVNLDEGEVDLDARHERAVVSLESAKNRVQDLQREVHDAERERAALVARKEALELGLARKDGAGALLAATDEVSGLLGSVAALVNVRSGAEAAVAAALGAVADAVAVESVESAAHALGWLKRGEAGRVDVLVSGASADRSGWPEAPLGTTYAVDLVDCPAAMRPSLTRLLDKVVVVDDLSAARAIVAAHPELQAVTRDGDLLGTHRARGGSTSAPSLIEVQAAVDEAAEKLTESQHRSERATFALTTATEEQERAERAVEEALDRLHESDARMSAVTEQLAQLGSAARAATAEADRLARSVAAAEQARDHDLSGLAELEERLHAAEALPDDETEPDTGYRDRLRTAVDDARAREMEARLAVRTVEERVRALTGRAEQLERAAVAERAARERAERRRERRQREARVAEAVAKGAAYALTCIESSLARAAEERGDAERGRTAREAEFRSLRSTLRELTSELDKLTDVVHGTELARAEQRTRIEQLEQRALDELGIEVSAVVAEYGPECPIPQVGEDGESAEPIAYERTAQEKRLRAAERQLTLLGKVNPLALEEFSALEERHKFLSEQLEDLKATRRDLLTVVREVDDRIEQVFRSAYEDTAREFESVFSRLFPGGEGRLVLTEPNDMLSTGVEVEARPPGKKVKRLSLLSGGERSLVAIALLVAIFKARPSPFYVLDEVEAALDDTNLRRLLTILEELRESSQLVVITHQKPTMEIADSLYGVSMRGDGVTSVIGQRMREAESV, encoded by the coding sequence TTGCATCTGAAGAGCCTGACGCTTCGCGGTTTCAAGTCCTTCGCCTCGTCGACGACGCTGAAGTTCGAGCCGGGCATCACCTGCGTGGTGGGGCCGAACGGCTCGGGCAAGTCCAACGTGGTCGACGCCCTGTCGTGGGTGATGGGTGAGCAGGGCGCGAAGTCGCTGCGCGGCGGCAAGATGGAGGACGTCATCTTCGCCGGCACGGCCGGCCGTCCGCCGCTGGGCCGTGCCGAGGTCGTCCTCACGATCGACAACACCGACGGCGCCCTGCCGATCGAGTACTCCGAGGTCACCATCAGCCGGCTGATGTTCCGGTCCGGCCAGAGCGAGTACGCGATCAACGGCAACCCGGCGCGACTCCTCGACATCCAGGAGCTGCTCTCCGACTCCGGCATCGGCCGCGAGATGCATGTCATCGTCGGTCAGGGCCAGCTCGACGCGGTCGTGCTCGCGTCCCCCGAGGGACGCCGCGGCTTCATCGAGGAGGCCGCGGGCGTCCTCAAGCACCGCAAGCGCAAGGAGAAGGCGCTCCGCAAGCTCGACGCGATGCAGGCCAACCTGACGCGCGTGTCCGACCTCACCGCCGAGATCAGGCGCCAGCTGAAGCCGCTCGGCAAGCAGGCCGAGGTCGCGCGCAAGGCGGCGACGATCCAGGCCGATGTCCGCGACGCCAAGCTGCGGCTGCTCGCCGACGACCTCGTGACCCTGCGCGGCCAGCTCGAGCAGGAGGTCGCCGACGAGACGGAGACCAGGGACCGGCGCGCGTCGGTCGAGGCACAGCTCGCTGCCGCACAACGGCGCGAGGCGGAGCTGGAGGAGCTGGAGCGTGAGGCGGCGCCGTACCTCGCCCGCGCGCAGGAGGTCTGGTACCGGCTGACCTCGCTGCGGGAGCGCTTCCGCGGCACCGAGGGGCTGGCCACCGAACGCGTCAGGCACCTGGCCGAGGAGCCGGAGGAGGAGCGCACCGGACGCGATCCCGAGGCGCTCGAGGCCGAGGCGCGGGAGGTGCGCACCCGCGAGGGCGAGCTCGCGACCGAGCTGACGACCGCCCAGGGTGCGCTCGCCGAGGCGGTCGGGCACCGGTCGACCACCGAGTCCACGCTCGCCGCGGAGGAGCAGCGCGTCGCCGCCGCCCAGCGGGCGGAGGCCGACCGGCGCGAGAACCTCGTCAAGCTACGCGGTGAGGTCGCGGCGCTGCGCAGCCGCGCATCCGCCGCCGTCGCCGAGATCGGCCGGCTGACCACGGCGCTCGACGACGCCCGTGCGCGCGCCGAGCAGGCGCGGCAGGAGTACGCCGCGGTCGAGGGCACCGTCGTCAACCTCGACGAGGGCGAGGTCGACCTCGACGCGCGGCACGAGCGTGCCGTCGTCTCCCTCGAGTCCGCGAAGAACCGCGTCCAGGACCTGCAGCGCGAGGTCCACGACGCCGAGCGGGAGCGCGCCGCCCTCGTCGCCCGCAAGGAGGCGCTCGAGCTCGGCCTCGCCCGCAAGGACGGCGCCGGTGCGCTCCTCGCGGCGACCGACGAGGTGTCCGGCCTGCTGGGGTCCGTCGCGGCGCTGGTCAACGTACGGTCCGGCGCCGAGGCCGCCGTCGCCGCCGCGCTCGGCGCGGTCGCCGACGCGGTCGCCGTCGAGTCGGTCGAGTCGGCGGCTCACGCCCTCGGCTGGCTCAAGCGCGGCGAGGCCGGCCGCGTCGACGTCCTCGTCTCCGGCGCCTCCGCCGACCGCTCCGGCTGGCCCGAGGCGCCGCTGGGCACGACGTACGCCGTCGACCTCGTCGATTGCCCCGCCGCCATGCGGCCGTCACTCACCCGGCTCCTCGACAAGGTGGTCGTGGTCGACGACCTGTCCGCCGCCCGCGCGATCGTCGCGGCGCACCCGGAGCTGCAGGCCGTCACCAGGGACGGCGACCTGCTCGGCACGCACCGGGCACGGGGTGGCTCGACGAGCGCGCCGAGCCTCATCGAGGTGCAGGCGGCCGTCGACGAGGCCGCCGAGAAGCTGACCGAGTCGCAGCACAGGTCCGAGCGCGCCACGTTCGCGCTCACCACGGCGACGGAGGAGCAGGAGCGGGCCGAGCGGGCCGTCGAGGAGGCGCTCGACCGGCTGCACGAGTCCGACGCCCGCATGTCCGCGGTGACCGAGCAGCTGGCGCAGCTCGGGTCAGCGGCACGCGCCGCGACGGCGGAGGCCGACCGGCTCGCCAGGTCGGTGGCCGCGGCCGAGCAGGCGCGTGACCACGACCTCAGCGGCCTTGCCGAGCTCGAGGAGCGGCTGCATGCGGCCGAGGCGCTGCCCGACGACGAGACCGAGCCCGACACCGGCTACCGCGACCGGCTGCGCACAGCCGTCGACGACGCCAGGGCCCGCGAGATGGAGGCCAGGCTCGCGGTCCGTACCGTCGAGGAGCGCGTCCGTGCGCTCACCGGCAGGGCCGAGCAGCTCGAACGCGCGGCGGTGGCCGAGCGGGCGGCACGGGAGCGCGCGGAGCGAAGGCGCGAGCGCCGGCAGCGCGAGGCCAGGGTGGCCGAGGCCGTCGCCAAGGGCGCGGCGTACGCGTTGACGTGCATCGAGAGCTCGCTCGCCCGCGCGGCCGAGGAGCGTGGTGACGCCGAGCGCGGCCGCACCGCGCGTGAGGCCGAGTTCCGGTCGCTGCGCTCCACCCTGCGCGAGCTCACCTCCGAGCTCGACAAGCTCACCGACGTCGTCCACGGCACGGAGCTGGCCCGGGCGGAGCAGCGCACGCGGATCGAGCAGCTGGAGCAGCGTGCGCTCGACGAGCTGGGCATCGAGGTGTCCGCGGTCGTCGCCGAGTACGGACCCGAGTGCCCGATCCCGCAGGTCGGCGAGGACGGCGAGTCGGCCGAGCCGATCGCGTACGAGCGCACTGCGCAGGAGAAGCGGCTGCGGGCGGCCGAGCGTCAGCTGACCCTGCTGGGCAAGGTCAACCCGCTCGCCCTGGAGGAGTTCTCCGCGCTCGAGGAGCGCCACAAGTTCCTCAGCGAGCAGTTGGAGGACCTCAAGGCCACGCGCCGCGACCTGCTCACGGTCGTGCGCGAGGTCGACGACAGGATCGAGCAGGTCTTCCGCAGCGCCTACGAGGACACCGCACGGGAGTTCGAGTCGGTCTTCTCCCGCCTGTTCCCCGGTGGCGAGGGTCGCCTCGTCCTCACCGAGCCCAACGACATGCTGTCGACGGGCGTGGAGGTCGAGGCGCGTCCGCCGGGCAAGAAGGTCAAGCGGCTGTCGCTGCTGTCCGGTGGTGAGCGGTCGCTGGTCGCGATCGCACTGCTCGTCGCCATCTTCAAGGCGCGGCCGAGCCCGTTCTACGTCCTCGACGAGGTCGAGGCGGCGCTCGACGACACCAACCTGCGGCGGCTGCTCACGATCCTCGAGGAGTTGCGTGAGTCGAGCCAGCTCGTCGTCATCACGCACCAGAAGCCGACGATGGAGATCGCCGACAGCCTCTACGGCGTGAGCATGCGCGGCGACGGCGTCACGTCGGTGATCGGTCAGCGCATGCGCGAAGCCGAGTCGGTGTGA
- a CDS encoding HAD-IA family hydrolase: MTAGERPFDALLIDLDGVLRVWDPSVTVELERRYEVPEGTLYRTAFEPDLLHRAVVGELSDDEWRRTVAAALLPTYGIEVAADLVADWSEPLGSVDDDVRALVARVREAGVTIVLTSNATTRLESELDALDLTDLLDVVVSSARLRVAKPEPTFYFAAAQMAGVEVDRCLFVDDEAINVDVARAVGMQAHVYVGLDDLEETLAPVL, encoded by the coding sequence GTGACTGCGGGGGAGCGACCGTTCGACGCGTTGCTGATCGACCTCGACGGCGTGCTGCGCGTGTGGGACCCCTCGGTGACGGTCGAGCTCGAGCGCCGGTACGAGGTGCCCGAGGGCACCCTGTACCGCACCGCGTTCGAGCCCGACCTCCTGCACCGTGCGGTCGTCGGCGAGCTGAGCGACGACGAGTGGCGCAGGACCGTCGCCGCCGCGCTGCTGCCGACGTACGGCATCGAGGTCGCCGCCGACCTCGTGGCCGACTGGAGCGAGCCGCTGGGCTCCGTCGACGACGACGTCCGCGCCCTCGTGGCCCGCGTACGCGAGGCCGGGGTCACGATCGTGCTCACCAGCAACGCCACGACGCGACTGGAGAGCGAACTCGACGCGCTCGACCTCACCGACCTCCTCGACGTCGTGGTCAGCTCGGCTCGGCTGCGGGTGGCGAAGCCCGAGCCCACCTTCTACTTCGCCGCCGCCCAGATGGCCGGCGTCGAGGTCGACCGCTGCCTGTTCGTCGACGACGAGGCCATCAACGTCGACGTCGCCCGCGCGGTCGGCATGCAGGCCCAC